A region from the Flavobacterium enshiense genome encodes:
- the rimO gene encoding 30S ribosomal protein S12 methylthiotransferase RimO: MRTKSLKKNKINVITLGCSKNVYDSEVLMGQLKASGKDVEHEAPAEKEGNIIVINTCGFIDNAKAESVNMILEYADKKERGLVDKVFVTGCLSERYRPDLEKEIPNVDQYFGTTELPQLLKALGADYKHELLGERLTTTPKNYAYLKIAEGCDRPCSFCAIPLMRGGHVSQPIEKLVKEAEGLAKNGVKELILIAQDLTYYGLDLYKKRNLAELLENLAKVEGIEWIRLHYAFPTGFPMDVLELMKREPKICNYIDIPLQHISDNILKSMRRGTTQAKTTKLLKEFREAVPGMAIRTTLIVGYPGETEEDFNILKDFVQEMKFDRLGCFAYSHEENTHAYLLEDDVPNEVKQARANEIMELQSQISWDLNQEKVGQVFRCIIDRKEGGHFVGRTEFDSPDVDNEVLIDATQHYVKTGEFVNIKITDATEFDLYGEPAQQ, from the coding sequence ATGAGAACCAAGTCATTAAAGAAAAACAAAATCAATGTAATCACCCTTGGGTGTTCAAAAAACGTGTATGACAGCGAAGTACTGATGGGCCAATTAAAAGCCAGCGGTAAAGATGTTGAGCACGAGGCACCTGCGGAAAAAGAAGGTAACATCATCGTTATCAATACTTGTGGGTTTATTGATAATGCGAAAGCAGAATCGGTAAACATGATTTTGGAATATGCCGACAAGAAAGAAAGAGGTTTGGTTGACAAAGTTTTTGTAACCGGATGTTTATCTGAACGATACAGACCCGATTTAGAAAAAGAAATCCCGAATGTGGACCAATATTTCGGTACTACTGAATTACCGCAATTATTGAAAGCTTTGGGTGCCGATTATAAGCACGAATTATTGGGAGAGCGTTTAACGACGACACCAAAAAACTACGCCTATTTAAAAATTGCCGAAGGTTGCGACCGTCCGTGCAGTTTCTGTGCGATTCCGTTGATGCGTGGCGGACACGTTTCTCAGCCGATTGAAAAATTGGTAAAAGAAGCAGAAGGTCTGGCGAAAAACGGCGTAAAAGAATTAATCCTTATTGCTCAGGATTTAACGTATTACGGTTTGGATCTGTACAAAAAACGTAACCTTGCCGAATTATTAGAAAACCTTGCAAAAGTAGAAGGTATTGAGTGGATTCGTTTACATTACGCCTTCCCTACCGGTTTCCCGATGGACGTATTGGAATTGATGAAGCGCGAACCGAAAATCTGTAATTATATTGATATTCCGTTGCAACACATTTCAGATAATATCCTGAAATCAATGCGTCGCGGTACGACTCAGGCAAAAACCACGAAATTGTTGAAAGAGTTCCGTGAAGCGGTTCCGGGAATGGCAATCCGTACGACTTTAATCGTTGGTTATCCGGGAGAAACTGAAGAAGATTTCAACATCCTGAAAGACTTTGTACAGGAAATGAAGTTTGACCGTTTAGGTTGTTTCGCTTATTCTCACGAAGAAAACACGCATGCGTATTTGTTGGAAGACGATGTTCCAAATGAAGTAAAACAAGCCCGTGCCAATGAAATAATGGAACTTCAATCGCAGATTTCATGGGATTTGAACCAAGAGAAAGTAGGTCAGGTTTTCCGATGCATCATCGACCGAAAAGAAGGAGGTCATTTCGTGGGAAGAACCGAATTTGACAGTCCGGACGTAGATAACGAAGTTTTGATTGACGCAACACAACACTATGTAAAAACAGGTGAATTCGTAAACATCAAAATCACTGATGCTACAGAGTTCGACCTTTACGGCGAGCCAGCACAACAATAA
- a CDS encoding DUF808 family protein produces MAGGFFAVLDDIAALMDDIAVTSKVATQKTAGILGDDLAVNAEKATGFLSSRELPVLWAITKGSFINKLIIIPIALLLNYFFPIAIKWALILGGLYLAYEGVEKIIEYFFHRSKTGHEVIEEANEEDAAAEEKAKVKSAITTDFILSVEIVIIALGSVLDKPLISQILTVFVVGFLATVGVYGIVALIVRMDDAGFSLIRRTNDKGFLAVLGNLLVKALPIVIKALAVIGTLALILVAGGIFVHNIEELHHLFPQLPSIVKDAAIGLLAGIAATIVMTIGKKTISLVKPN; encoded by the coding sequence ATGGCAGGAGGATTTTTTGCGGTTCTGGATGATATCGCAGCTTTGATGGACGACATCGCAGTAACGAGTAAAGTAGCAACACAAAAAACAGCGGGTATTCTTGGTGATGATCTGGCAGTAAATGCCGAGAAGGCAACCGGATTTTTATCATCTCGTGAATTGCCGGTGCTTTGGGCAATTACTAAAGGCTCGTTCATCAATAAGCTTATTATAATTCCGATTGCTTTATTATTAAATTACTTTTTTCCAATTGCTATAAAGTGGGCTTTGATTTTAGGTGGATTATATCTGGCTTATGAAGGTGTAGAGAAAATCATTGAGTATTTCTTCCACCGATCAAAAACGGGACATGAAGTAATTGAAGAGGCTAATGAAGAGGATGCCGCTGCTGAAGAAAAAGCTAAGGTAAAATCGGCAATAACTACCGACTTTATTCTTTCTGTAGAGATTGTTATCATTGCTTTGGGCAGCGTGCTAGACAAGCCTTTGATTTCACAAATTTTAACTGTGTTTGTTGTAGGGTTTCTGGCTACGGTAGGTGTATACGGAATCGTGGCTCTTATTGTGCGTATGGATGATGCAGGGTTCAGCTTAATCAGGCGCACTAACGACAAAGGCTTTTTGGCTGTCTTAGGTAATTTATTAGTAAAGGCATTGCCAATTGTTATAAAAGCGCTTGCTGTAATTGGTACCCTGGCTCTTATTTTGGTGGCGGGAGGTATTTTTGTGCATAATATTGAGGAACTACACCATTTGTTCCCGCAACTTCCATCTATCGTAAAAGATGCGGCTATCGGCCTTTTAGCAGGTATTGCTGCTACCATAGTTATGACTATCGGCAAAAAAACAATATCGCTTGTAAAACCTAATTAA
- a CDS encoding YfbU family protein, with translation MIPETLTVAERQILVNQFKILSIIGDNNNYETKIEILENGYTEQYFEVFDVATEEIPMAICEETSQILQMFRRINDAVHLLSEEEKGLLDLEKLKFEGFDANNDPHYHYMTFLVDRMNLWKEYKGMYLNSHSSFPMSKYRKMLEYQYYLLDNDQYDLNKEDLKCMIELLSSSKKIVTMNA, from the coding sequence ATGATACCGGAAACCTTAACCGTAGCTGAAAGACAAATTTTAGTCAACCAATTTAAAATTCTGTCAATAATAGGAGACAACAACAATTACGAAACCAAAATCGAGATTCTGGAAAATGGCTATACCGAACAGTATTTCGAAGTTTTCGATGTTGCCACAGAAGAGATTCCGATGGCCATTTGCGAAGAAACAAGCCAGATCTTGCAAATGTTCCGAAGAATTAATGATGCCGTTCATTTACTGTCGGAAGAAGAAAAAGGATTACTGGATTTAGAGAAATTAAAATTTGAAGGATTTGATGCCAATAATGACCCTCATTATCATTACATGACTTTTTTGGTGGACAGAATGAACTTATGGAAGGAATACAAAGGGATGTATTTGAATTCCCACAGTAGTTTCCCCATGTCGAAATACAGAAAAATGCTGGAATATCAGTATTATCTTCTTGACAATGATCAATATGATTTAAACAAGGAAGATTTGAAATGCATGATTGAACTTTTAAGTTCGTCTAAAAAAATAGTTACCATGAATGCGTAA
- a CDS encoding B12-binding domain-containing radical SAM protein — translation MNSILLITPPFTQLNTPYPATAYLKGFLNTKGIPSFQMDLGIEVILELFSKGGLTGVFNYAETNKNNFSDNSKRIFNLQHEYIKTIDSVIVFLQGQNPTLARQICLDGFLPEASRFSQLDDMDWAFGTMGMQDKAKHLATLYLEDLSDFIVECVDENFGFSRYAERLGRSANSFDELYDYLQTEPTYIDKITLKIIAERITQVQPKLICFSVPFPGNLYSGFRCAKHIKENFPEIKVAMGGGFPNTELRELKDIRVFEFFDFITLDDGELPVELLYNTICNSQHTEFKRTFTLEDNQVVYKSNTLRHDYKHTDVGTPDYTDLLLDKYISVIEIANPMHSLWSDGRWNKLTMAHGCYWGKCTFCDISLDYIKIYEPIAAKTLVDRMEELIEQTKHNGFHFVDEAAPPALMREVALEILRRNLTVTWWTNIRFEKSFTSDLCVLLKASGCIAVSGGLEVASDRLLALIKKGVTVEQVAQVTRNFTEAGIMVHAYLMYGYPTQTVQETVDSLEMVRQLFEVGVLQSGFWHQFAMTAHSPVGMFPEEFGVVPDINDITFANNDIQFQDKTGIDHDKFSFGLKKSLFNYMHGICFDYPLQDWFDFKIPRTTIKPDFIVDCLEKETNFNIKPNAKMVWIGGKPIVNTFTKSKKGNSWEMMKMTFHDKREVSEITIEKDKGIWLQSLIEKASITNDKKMTFAEVKSDFEASDLEDFEMFWYSKPITSLRYVAWATV, via the coding sequence TTGAATAGCATTCTCTTAATCACGCCACCCTTTACCCAGCTGAATACGCCGTATCCGGCAACGGCTTATTTAAAAGGTTTTCTCAATACCAAAGGCATCCCGTCGTTTCAGATGGACTTGGGTATCGAGGTGATTCTGGAGTTGTTTTCAAAAGGAGGGCTGACAGGTGTTTTCAATTACGCTGAAACCAATAAAAATAATTTCTCCGATAACTCGAAGCGCATTTTCAATCTGCAGCACGAGTACATCAAAACCATCGATTCGGTTATTGTTTTTCTGCAGGGACAAAATCCAACGCTAGCCCGACAAATCTGTTTGGACGGTTTTCTACCCGAAGCATCGCGTTTCAGTCAGCTCGACGATATGGATTGGGCGTTCGGAACCATGGGAATGCAGGACAAAGCGAAACACTTGGCGACATTATACCTCGAGGATTTATCCGATTTCATAGTGGAATGCGTCGATGAAAACTTCGGATTCAGCCGCTATGCAGAGCGTCTGGGAAGAAGTGCCAATTCATTTGACGAATTATACGATTATTTACAAACCGAGCCGACTTATATAGACAAAATCACTTTAAAGATTATTGCCGAAAGAATCACACAGGTTCAGCCGAAACTGATTTGTTTTTCAGTCCCTTTCCCAGGAAATCTGTACAGTGGTTTTCGTTGTGCTAAACACATCAAAGAAAATTTTCCGGAGATTAAAGTGGCCATGGGAGGCGGTTTCCCAAATACCGAATTGCGTGAACTGAAAGATATTCGTGTCTTCGAATTCTTTGATTTCATTACTTTGGATGACGGCGAACTTCCTGTAGAACTTTTATACAACACGATTTGTAATTCCCAACATACCGAGTTCAAAAGAACCTTTACATTGGAGGATAATCAGGTGGTGTATAAAAGCAACACGCTTCGTCATGACTACAAACATACGGATGTAGGCACACCCGATTACACAGATTTGCTTTTGGATAAATACATTTCCGTAATCGAAATCGCCAATCCGATGCACAGCTTGTGGAGCGACGGACGATGGAACAAACTCACCATGGCACACGGATGCTATTGGGGTAAGTGCACCTTCTGCGATATTTCGCTCGATTACATCAAAATATACGAACCCATCGCCGCCAAAACGCTGGTGGACCGAATGGAGGAGCTCATCGAACAAACCAAACACAACGGATTCCATTTTGTGGATGAAGCAGCTCCACCGGCTTTAATGCGTGAAGTGGCACTGGAAATTCTCCGAAGAAATCTTACCGTAACCTGGTGGACGAACATCCGTTTCGAAAAAAGCTTTACATCTGATTTATGTGTACTACTGAAAGCTTCCGGATGCATTGCTGTTTCGGGTGGATTGGAAGTTGCCTCCGACCGACTTTTAGCGCTTATTAAGAAAGGTGTAACGGTAGAACAGGTGGCACAGGTGACGCGAAATTTCACCGAAGCCGGGATCATGGTTCATGCTTATCTGATGTATGGATATCCGACGCAAACGGTTCAGGAAACAGTGGACAGCCTGGAAATGGTGCGTCAGTTGTTTGAAGTTGGTGTATTGCAGTCCGGTTTCTGGCATCAATTTGCCATGACGGCACATAGTCCCGTAGGAATGTTCCCGGAGGAATTCGGAGTAGTACCGGATATAAACGACATTACCTTTGCCAACAACGACATTCAGTTTCAGGATAAAACCGGAATCGACCACGATAAGTTCAGTTTCGGACTGAAAAAATCGCTGTTCAATTACATGCACGGCATCTGTTTCGATTATCCGCTGCAGGATTGGTTCGATTTCAAGATTCCGAGAACAACTATAAAACCGGATTTTATCGTTGATTGTCTTGAAAAGGAAACCAACTTCAATATCAAACCGAATGCTAAAATGGTCTGGATAGGAGGGAAGCCTATAGTAAACACATTTACGAAAAGCAAAAAAGGAAATTCGTGGGAAATGATGAAAATGACATTCCACGACAAGCGCGAAGTGTCTGAAATCACCATTGAGAAAGATAAAGGAATCTGGCTGCAGTCATTGATTGAAAAAGCATCGATAACAAATGACAAAAAAATGACTTTTGCCGAAGTCAAATCCGATTTTGAGGCTTCCGATCTGGAAGATTTTGAAATGTTCTGGTACTCGAAGCCCATAACAAGCCTGCGTTACGTTGCTTGGGCAACGGTTTAA
- a CDS encoding vanadium-dependent haloperoxidase — MEKSFTPLKVLLFVGFVTFFSCRQEEIPTTSLSEEVNSEKFQNKNTSPEMVLRWNEAATYVVLQTQEAVPNPPIPPFIESRYYAMVNVAMHDALNNIVPKYKTLALKNSRDKDADPNAAVAQAAHDVIAYFFGKLNPPAMVTPQPVQDYINNLLSQSLNSIADGEAKTKGIALGAAAAQAIIQNRSNDGIANVMFPVTEGTQPGQYRFYFPFTVPPFPLPPPFQGFYDSPGWGDISTFGLQNSTQFSVPAPYSVNSGNYTADYNEVKRLGCANCTGINGRTSDQEDIARFWVESSPYGWNKIARTIIAQKNMNAWKVARVLALLQMTEADAYTACLKAKMIHFFWRPVTAINLGDNDGNPNTVGDPDWQVLVFPTPPVADHPSAHATAGGGAAELLKQVFGKDDFSFAAQSTTLPNKTRNFGSLSQAARENSLSRIYVGYHFRKACMDGEVLGKSIGKWIATHSLAEN, encoded by the coding sequence ATGGAAAAGTCATTTACACCCTTAAAAGTGTTATTATTTGTAGGATTTGTAACATTTTTTTCCTGCCGACAGGAGGAAATACCCACCACTTCATTATCTGAAGAAGTAAACAGTGAAAAGTTTCAAAACAAAAATACAAGTCCGGAAATGGTATTACGTTGGAATGAAGCTGCCACCTATGTAGTGTTGCAGACCCAGGAGGCAGTCCCCAACCCACCCATTCCACCATTTATTGAAAGCCGCTATTATGCCATGGTAAATGTGGCCATGCATGATGCACTGAACAATATTGTGCCTAAATACAAAACATTGGCCTTGAAAAATTCAAGAGATAAAGATGCAGACCCCAATGCAGCAGTGGCCCAAGCAGCACATGATGTAATCGCCTATTTCTTTGGTAAATTAAACCCGCCTGCTATGGTTACCCCACAGCCGGTACAGGATTATATCAATAACCTACTCAGCCAATCTTTAAATTCCATTGCGGACGGTGAAGCAAAAACAAAGGGCATTGCATTGGGCGCAGCGGCAGCACAAGCTATTATTCAAAACCGAAGCAATGATGGCATAGCCAATGTAATGTTTCCCGTAACTGAAGGAACTCAGCCGGGTCAATATCGTTTTTATTTCCCGTTTACCGTTCCTCCATTTCCGCTTCCTCCACCATTCCAGGGTTTTTATGATTCTCCGGGCTGGGGCGACATCAGCACTTTTGGCCTTCAGAACAGCACACAGTTTTCTGTACCTGCACCTTACAGTGTAAACAGTGGTAATTACACTGCCGATTATAATGAAGTAAAAAGATTGGGTTGTGCAAACTGCACGGGTATAAACGGACGTACATCCGACCAGGAAGATATTGCCCGGTTCTGGGTGGAAAGTTCCCCTTACGGATGGAATAAAATTGCAAGAACGATCATTGCTCAAAAAAATATGAATGCTTGGAAAGTGGCAAGAGTACTGGCTTTATTACAAATGACAGAAGCCGATGCGTATACTGCCTGCCTGAAAGCAAAAATGATTCACTTTTTCTGGAGGCCGGTAACCGCTATAAACCTTGGAGACAATGATGGCAATCCAAACACAGTTGGTGATCCCGATTGGCAGGTACTGGTGTTTCCCACACCGCCGGTTGCCGATCATCCATCGGCACATGCAACCGCCGGCGGCGGCGCTGCAGAATTATTGAAACAGGTTTTTGGGAAGGATGATTTTAGTTTTGCAGCTCAAAGCACTACGCTGCCCAATAAAACCCGAAATTTCGGCAGCTTATCACAGGCAGCAAGAGAAAATTCTTTATCGAGGATTTATGTGGGTTATCATTTCCGAAAAGCTTGCATGGATGGTGAAGTTTTAGGCAAAAGCATTGGCAAGTGGATTGCGACCCATTCATTGGCAGAAAATTAA